The following are encoded in a window of Lacinutrix sp. WUR7 genomic DNA:
- a CDS encoding DUF6705 family protein produces MKNKILIIVCILAVFSCKAQTISLTTVDYTNVPDNAYVKDIDGKLNPFIGTWKWIDGNSEFTVVFVKKEMYDAGGTSRIKQDKIIGGYKYIENGIEIVNTLNFTTDFDPNDISTFDNYAKIITQIDNSFLELSFGLFDKVKDKYCEGTLELIDPLVLNGNFVATTAQWKMWQRETFTETPSAQGFSIPTDIVLTKQ; encoded by the coding sequence ATGAAAAATAAAATTTTAATAATCGTGTGTATTTTAGCTGTTTTTAGCTGCAAAGCACAAACAATATCTTTAACAACTGTAGATTACACAAATGTACCAGATAATGCATACGTAAAAGATATAGATGGCAAACTGAATCCTTTCATAGGTACTTGGAAATGGATAGATGGAAATTCTGAATTCACAGTTGTTTTCGTAAAAAAAGAAATGTATGATGCTGGAGGTACAAGTAGAATTAAACAAGATAAAATTATAGGTGGTTATAAATACATTGAAAATGGAATTGAAATAGTTAATACATTAAATTTCACAACAGATTTTGACCCAAATGATATTTCAACCTTTGATAATTACGCAAAAATAATTACTCAAATTGACAACTCTTTTCTTGAGCTTTCGTTTGGTTTATTTGATAAGGTTAAAGATAAATATTGTGAAGGCACTTTAGAACTAATTGACCCATTAGTTTTAAATGGTAATTTTGTAGCAACTACCGCACAGTGGAAAATGTGGCAAAGAGAAACTTTTACAGAAACTCCATCAGCACAAGGTTTTTCAATTCCAACAGACATTGTATTAACCAAACAATAA